The proteins below are encoded in one region of Sebastes fasciatus isolate fSebFas1 chromosome 16, fSebFas1.pri, whole genome shotgun sequence:
- the mpzl1l gene encoding myelin protein zero-like 1 like has translation MEPKWSNIICKRVLLTGLTLCILLVTKPSSAIEIYADPEVMMQNGTTGTLRCTFKSTEVISSQTSVTWSFQSSQPDNQFYKAPYVIFYFSQGKGFPGSVEFKDRVHFIGDINKRDASIQLSPAQFSDNGTFFCDVKNPPDVMGTPARIELRVVLKESLPMPNTTIIVGVVCGALVLLVLIAVAACVVMRVLHNRHEYEGCTSLESVSSQAPKPRKKVESRLEGSRGTGPSGPLQGPVIYAQLDHSGSKNSFHKMEPVVYADIRKN, from the exons ATGGAGCCGAAATGGTCAAATATCATCTGCAAACGTGTCTTATTGACTGGATTAACGCTATGTATTCTATTAG TCACAAAACCTTCATCGGCAATCGAAATATACGCCGACCCTGAAGTGATGATGCAGAACGGCACCACGGGAACCCTCCGATGCACCTTTAAGTCCACCGAGGTTATCAGCAGCCAGACCTCGGTGACCTGGAGTTTCCAGTCGAGTCAGCCTGACAACCAGTTCTACAAAGCTCCATACGTG attttttacttttctcagGGGAAAGGATTCCCGGGATCAGTTGAGTTCAAAGACAGAGTGCATTTTATTGGAGACATAAACAAGAGGGACGCCTCGATACAGCTGAGTCCGGCTCAGTTCAGCGACAACGGGACCTTCTTCTGTGACGTGAAGAACCCGCCGGACGTCATGGGAACACCGGCTCGAATAGAGCTCAGGGTCGTTCTGAAAG AATCTCTTCCTATGCCCAACACCACCATTATAGTCGGAGTAGTCTGTGGTGCTTTAGTGCTGCTCGTCCTCATCGCTGTAGCTGCCTGCGTCGTCATGAGGGTGCTTCACAACCGCCATGAATATGAAGG ATGTACGTCCTTGGAGAGCGTGAGCTCCCAGGCTCCAAAACCACGAAAGAAGGTGGAGTCCAGACTGGAGGGCTCCAGAGGTACCGGTCCCTCGGGTCCACTACAG GGCCCGGTGATATACGCCCAGTTGGATCACTCAGGCAGCAAAAACTCATTCCACAAGATGGAGCCAGTGGTCTACGCTGACATTCGTAAAAACTGA
- the rabep1 gene encoding rab GTPase-binding effector protein 1 isoform X1, protein MAEQASGPPLSTQHDEVLQQRVAALEQERAEFIKLKQQLEAEFNQKRAKFKELYMSKEEEIKRQNKVLEGAQVELRSVQFQLSESRSEMENIRAIATVSENTKQEAIDQVRGQWQEEVASLQAIMKETVCEYEVQFHQRLEQERAQWNQYREAVERELGELRRRLTEGQEEENLEEEMKKAQEDAEKLRSVVMPLEHEIASLKAKLTTAEDRVKELEASKVKELNHVLEAEKSCRTDLEMYVAVLNTQKSVLQEDAEKLRKELHEVCHKLELERQQHNQLKHTWQRANDQFLESQRLLMRDMQRIENVLSSEQLRQVEEMKKKDQEEDEQERLNQVKEQQEEDVGDNTEPLEDYYLGLSVEEPRANHSAHGSMHSLDTDVVAGVDPYKENLRRVQSTDSLGSSLSVQQGLGGHNNKAKSASHLDESDFGPLVGADCGVMDSSFGETLSISSIKLTSSHFLLTKDQEKAIKAMTPEQEETASLLSSISHAADTAFLPPVGYRLVSDSEWNLLQQEVKNAGRKLGRRCDMCSNYEKQLQAIQGQEAETRDQVKKLQVMLRQANDQLERTMTEKQNLEDSVKVGNEETAAKVSALMQRVQESEMLLSTLQQAFSEAKRNTQEQMAVLVKSREQVADELSRLQRDNESLQGKHRLHVELQQQEDFQMPNTVQELHGLVVRLREDLVALRTAYDHMEEKLKAEILFLKEQNQAEQCLKENLEETLQLEIEGCKEEIASFSSLKTELERIKAEKDQFQKSLREKTETLENIQSLRISLERQVRELTTRKSALESQAFDEKDKAQRLQTELDVSEQVQKDFVKLSQTLQVQMERIRQAESLDRIKVILNDTNLTDINQLPET, encoded by the exons AGGTGCTCCAGCAACGGGTGGCCGCTCTGGAGCAGGAGAGGGCCGAGTTCATCAAACTCAAGCAGCAACTGGAGGCCGAGTTCAACCAGAAGAGAGCCAAGTTCAAAGAGCTCTACATGTCCAAGGAAG aGGAGATAAAGAGGCAGAACAAGGTGCTAGAGGGCGCCCAGGTCGAGCTGAGGTCCGTCCAGTTCCAGCTGTCTGAGTCCCGCAGCGAGATGGAGAACATCAGAGCGATCGCCACCGTGTCGGAAAACACCAAGCAGGAAGCCATTGACCAGGTCCGCGGCCAGTGGCAGGAGGAGGTGGCCTCGCTGCAGGCCATCATGAAAG AAACTGTGTGCGAGTACGAGGTCCAGTTCCACCAGCGTCTGGAGCAGGAGCGAGCCCAGTGGAACCAGTACCGGGAGGCAGTGGAGAGGGAACTGGGTGAGCTGAGACGGCGCCTCACCGAGggccaggaggaggagaaccTGGAGGAGGAAATGAAAAAA GCCCAGGAGGATGCAGAGAAGCTGCGTTCAGTGGTGATGCCCCTGGAGCACGAGATCGCATCCCTGAAAGCCAAGCTGACGACAGCCGAGGACCGGGTGAAGGAGCTCGAGGCCTCCAAG GTCAAGGAGCTCAATCATGTCCTCGAGGCTGAGAAGTCGTGCCGTACGGACCTGGAGATGTACGTCGCCGTGTTGAACACTCAGAAATCGGTCCTGCAGGAAGATGCAGAGAAACTACGGAAAGAGCTCCACGAAG TCTGTCACAAGCTGGAGTTGGAGCGTCAGCAGCACAACCAGTTGAAACACACATGGCAGAGAGCCAACGACCAGTTCCTCGAGTCCCAGCGTCTCCTCATGAGGGACATGCAGAGGATAGAGAACGTGCTGTCCTCAGAGCAGCTCCGCCAggtggaggagatgaagaagaaagatCAG GAGGAGGACGAGCAGGAGAGGCTGAACCAAGtgaaggagcagcaggaggaggatgtgGGAGACAACACCGAGCCTCTGGAGGATTATTATCTCGGGCTGAGCGTCGAGGAG CCTCGTGCCAACCACAGCGCCCACGGCTCGATGCACTCCTTAGACACGGATGTGGTGGCCGGCGTGGACCCCTACAAGGAAAACCTGCGGAGAGTCCAGTCGACAGACAGCCTCGGCTCCTCGCTGTCCGTCCAGCAGGGACTCGGCGGCCACAACAACAAGGCCAAGTCGGCCAGCCACTTGGACGAGTCGGACTTTGGGCCCTTGGTGGGGGCCGACTGCGGCGTGATGGACAGTAGCTTTGGCGAAACTTTGTCCATCAGCTCCATCAAGCTGACGTCGAGCCACTTCCTGCTGACTAAAGACCAGGAGAAGGCCATCAAGGCCATGACGCCCGAGCAGGAGGAGACGGCGTCGCTGCTGTCCAGCATCTCCCACGCAGCCGACACCGCCTTCTTACCGCCGGTGGGCTACAGACTCGTCAGCGACAGCGAGTGGAACCTGCTGCAGCAAGAG GTGAAAAATGCCGGCAGGAAGCTTGGCCGGCGTTGTGACATGTGCTCCAACtatgagaagcagctgcaggcCATCCAAGGACAAGAGGCCGAGACACGAGATCAG GTGAAGAAACTGCAGGTGATGCTGCGTCAGGCCAACGATCAGCTGGAGAGGACGATGACTGAGAAACAGAATTTGGAAGATTCGGTCAAAGTGGGCAACGAGGAAACCGCTGCTAAG GTGTCCGCCCTCATGCAGAGAGTGCAGGAGTCAGAAATGCTGCTCAGCACATTACAACAGGCCTTCAGTGAAGCAAAGAGGAACACACAGGAACAGATG GCGGTGCTGGTGAAGTCGAGGGAGCAGGTGGCAGACGAACTAAGCCGACTGCAGAGAGACAACGAGAGCCTGCAGGGAAAACACAGGCTGCACGTAGAGCTGCAGCAACAGGAGGACTTCCAGATGCCCAACACTGTGCAA GAGCTACATGGCCTGGTGGTGCGGTTACGTGAGGACCTGGTGGCGTTGCGGACGGCCTACGATCACATGGAGGAGAAGCTGAAAGCTGAGATTCTGTTTCTGAAGGAGCAGAACCAGGCGGAGCAGTGTCTGAAGGAGAACCTGGAGGAGACGCTGCAGCTGGAGATCGAGGGCTGTAAGGAGGAGATAG CGTCTTTCTCCAGTCTGAAGACGGAGCTGGAGCGAATAAAGGCGGAGAAGGATCAG TTTCAGAAGAGTCTAAGAGAGAAGACTGAGACACTGGAGAACATCCAGAGCCTGAGGATCAGCCTGGAGCGCCAGGTCAGAGAGCTCACCACCAGAAAG AGTGCACTAGAGAGTCAGGCGTTTGATGAGAAGGACAAAGCTCAGCGGCTGCAGACTGAGCTGGATGTCAGCGAGCAGGTTCAGAAGGACTTTGTCAAACTTTCTCAGACCCTTCAG GTACAGATGGAGCGAATACGACAGGCGGAGTCTTTGGATCGAATCAAAGTCATCCTCAATGACACCAACTTGACTGACATCAACCAGCTTCCAGAGACATGA
- the rabep1 gene encoding rab GTPase-binding effector protein 1 isoform X2 translates to MAEQASGPPLSTQHDEVLQQRVAALEQERAEFIKLKQQLEAEFNQKRAKFKELYMSKEEEIKRQNKVLEGAQVELRSVQFQLSESRSEMENIRAIATVSENTKQEAIDQVRGQWQEEVASLQAIMKETVCEYEVQFHQRLEQERAQWNQYREAVERELGELRRRLTEGQEEENLEEEMKKAQEDAEKLRSVVMPLEHEIASLKAKLTTAEDRVKELEASKVKELNHVLEAEKSCRTDLEMYVAVLNTQKSVLQEDAEKLRKELHEVCHKLELERQQHNQLKHTWQRANDQFLESQRLLMRDMQRIENVLSSEQLRQVEEMKKKDQEEDEQERLNQVKEQQEEDVGDNTEPLEDYYLGLSVEEPRANHSAHGSMHSLDTDVVAGVDPYKENLRRVQSTDSLGSSLSVQQGLGGHNNKAKSASHLDESDFGPLVGADCGVMDSSFGETLSISSIKLTSSHFLLTKDQEKAIKAMTPEQEETASLLSSISHAADTAFLPPVGYRLVSDSEWNLLQQEVKNAGRKLGRRCDMCSNYEKQLQAIQGQEAETRDQVKKLQVMLRQANDQLERTMTEKQNLEDSVKVGNEETAAKVSALMQRVQESEMLLSTLQQAFSEAKRNTQEQMAVLVKSREQVADELSRLQRDNESLQGKHRLHVELQQQEDFQMPNTVQELHGLVVRLREDLVALRTAYDHMEEKLKAEILFLKEQNQAEQCLKENLEETLQLEIEGCKEEIDILEGMTNTLSELTLTARMCVFVCVNGIAVRLRNDCSESTR, encoded by the exons AGGTGCTCCAGCAACGGGTGGCCGCTCTGGAGCAGGAGAGGGCCGAGTTCATCAAACTCAAGCAGCAACTGGAGGCCGAGTTCAACCAGAAGAGAGCCAAGTTCAAAGAGCTCTACATGTCCAAGGAAG aGGAGATAAAGAGGCAGAACAAGGTGCTAGAGGGCGCCCAGGTCGAGCTGAGGTCCGTCCAGTTCCAGCTGTCTGAGTCCCGCAGCGAGATGGAGAACATCAGAGCGATCGCCACCGTGTCGGAAAACACCAAGCAGGAAGCCATTGACCAGGTCCGCGGCCAGTGGCAGGAGGAGGTGGCCTCGCTGCAGGCCATCATGAAAG AAACTGTGTGCGAGTACGAGGTCCAGTTCCACCAGCGTCTGGAGCAGGAGCGAGCCCAGTGGAACCAGTACCGGGAGGCAGTGGAGAGGGAACTGGGTGAGCTGAGACGGCGCCTCACCGAGggccaggaggaggagaaccTGGAGGAGGAAATGAAAAAA GCCCAGGAGGATGCAGAGAAGCTGCGTTCAGTGGTGATGCCCCTGGAGCACGAGATCGCATCCCTGAAAGCCAAGCTGACGACAGCCGAGGACCGGGTGAAGGAGCTCGAGGCCTCCAAG GTCAAGGAGCTCAATCATGTCCTCGAGGCTGAGAAGTCGTGCCGTACGGACCTGGAGATGTACGTCGCCGTGTTGAACACTCAGAAATCGGTCCTGCAGGAAGATGCAGAGAAACTACGGAAAGAGCTCCACGAAG TCTGTCACAAGCTGGAGTTGGAGCGTCAGCAGCACAACCAGTTGAAACACACATGGCAGAGAGCCAACGACCAGTTCCTCGAGTCCCAGCGTCTCCTCATGAGGGACATGCAGAGGATAGAGAACGTGCTGTCCTCAGAGCAGCTCCGCCAggtggaggagatgaagaagaaagatCAG GAGGAGGACGAGCAGGAGAGGCTGAACCAAGtgaaggagcagcaggaggaggatgtgGGAGACAACACCGAGCCTCTGGAGGATTATTATCTCGGGCTGAGCGTCGAGGAG CCTCGTGCCAACCACAGCGCCCACGGCTCGATGCACTCCTTAGACACGGATGTGGTGGCCGGCGTGGACCCCTACAAGGAAAACCTGCGGAGAGTCCAGTCGACAGACAGCCTCGGCTCCTCGCTGTCCGTCCAGCAGGGACTCGGCGGCCACAACAACAAGGCCAAGTCGGCCAGCCACTTGGACGAGTCGGACTTTGGGCCCTTGGTGGGGGCCGACTGCGGCGTGATGGACAGTAGCTTTGGCGAAACTTTGTCCATCAGCTCCATCAAGCTGACGTCGAGCCACTTCCTGCTGACTAAAGACCAGGAGAAGGCCATCAAGGCCATGACGCCCGAGCAGGAGGAGACGGCGTCGCTGCTGTCCAGCATCTCCCACGCAGCCGACACCGCCTTCTTACCGCCGGTGGGCTACAGACTCGTCAGCGACAGCGAGTGGAACCTGCTGCAGCAAGAG GTGAAAAATGCCGGCAGGAAGCTTGGCCGGCGTTGTGACATGTGCTCCAACtatgagaagcagctgcaggcCATCCAAGGACAAGAGGCCGAGACACGAGATCAG GTGAAGAAACTGCAGGTGATGCTGCGTCAGGCCAACGATCAGCTGGAGAGGACGATGACTGAGAAACAGAATTTGGAAGATTCGGTCAAAGTGGGCAACGAGGAAACCGCTGCTAAG GTGTCCGCCCTCATGCAGAGAGTGCAGGAGTCAGAAATGCTGCTCAGCACATTACAACAGGCCTTCAGTGAAGCAAAGAGGAACACACAGGAACAGATG GCGGTGCTGGTGAAGTCGAGGGAGCAGGTGGCAGACGAACTAAGCCGACTGCAGAGAGACAACGAGAGCCTGCAGGGAAAACACAGGCTGCACGTAGAGCTGCAGCAACAGGAGGACTTCCAGATGCCCAACACTGTGCAA GAGCTACATGGCCTGGTGGTGCGGTTACGTGAGGACCTGGTGGCGTTGCGGACGGCCTACGATCACATGGAGGAGAAGCTGAAAGCTGAGATTCTGTTTCTGAAGGAGCAGAACCAGGCGGAGCAGTGTCTGAAGGAGAACCTGGAGGAGACGCTGCAGCTGGAGATCGAGGGCTGTAAGGAGGAGATAG ACATCTTGGAAGGTATGACAAACACTTTGAGTGAGCTCACTTTAACGGctcgtatgtgtgtgtttgtgtgtgttaatggtATAGCTGTTAGACTAAGGAATGACTGTAGTGAGTCTACaagataa